From Methanobacterium alcaliphilum, one genomic window encodes:
- a CDS encoding carotenoid 1,2-hydratase gives METRDLMAKLDEETKDNISKILWMREFNAEEIPDEIIERLESEKNSKEGFGERMQYLLREKLKNPDSFTPNYKNVYETLIEHSKSLTPHQAYAMTFFLGMDSSKGYKSIPAKADFKIPQDDAPQWDYQLGWHFIVGSCIGENGKEYGVQFMFWQYALLPPEIAKHFGLSDIENQFIELHLAVSEAGGKHHRSKPLAIAGTTGLIDFSNNPFDYTLGKNKIKSLSEDSTFPLQIKGWGVDLDPDSGSEIEVDITLTQTKEYLLQGKDGCDPCCGGVGTLYYSVPNLRVDPDQSILRINEEEVPLKSGKFWYDHQWCNGMLPAGNPRVKVLRAANNMNKKAAGGWDWFMAQFKGDRELTMASIHSHEMLNFLNQTGTNPPGTMEAEVSGKYVDEESNSKKVKGTLRITKWIRSEKSQDPDLYSVTNVWYPQEWEFSFDEDVPEDIRNFSMIPIVSVGQSGFFANGLHYSEGAVYLKDPEGNSIGRGFAESTGYADPILNRLRLAGLPATEEMRDKLEIPEPSSLLKLISFLYILWPSNKSKLKELLSNCVDTL, from the coding sequence ATGGAAACTCGAGATTTAATGGCTAAATTGGATGAAGAAACTAAGGATAATATATCCAAAATTCTATGGATGCGCGAATTTAATGCTGAAGAAATTCCAGACGAGATTATTGAAAGATTGGAAAGCGAAAAAAACAGCAAGGAAGGTTTTGGAGAGAGAATGCAGTATCTTTTGAGGGAAAAGTTAAAAAATCCTGATTCATTCACTCCTAACTACAAAAATGTTTACGAAACATTAATTGAGCATTCAAAATCACTCACACCACATCAAGCATATGCAATGACATTCTTTTTAGGAATGGATAGTTCTAAAGGTTATAAATCTATACCTGCAAAAGCGGATTTTAAAATTCCACAGGATGATGCTCCTCAATGGGATTACCAATTGGGCTGGCATTTTATTGTTGGAAGCTGTATTGGGGAGAATGGAAAAGAATATGGTGTTCAATTTATGTTTTGGCAATATGCGCTGCTTCCTCCAGAAATAGCTAAGCATTTTGGACTTTCTGACATTGAAAATCAGTTCATTGAATTGCACCTTGCTGTAAGTGAGGCGGGAGGAAAACATCATCGCTCTAAACCTCTAGCCATTGCAGGTACAACTGGATTAATAGATTTTTCAAACAATCCATTTGATTATACCCTAGGAAAGAATAAAATAAAGTCTTTAAGTGAAGATAGCACTTTTCCTCTGCAAATTAAAGGTTGGGGAGTAGATTTAGATCCTGATTCCGGCTCAGAAATTGAAGTGGATATTACACTAACACAAACCAAAGAATATTTACTTCAGGGCAAAGATGGATGCGATCCTTGCTGTGGCGGGGTTGGAACGTTGTATTATTCTGTACCAAACCTTAGAGTCGATCCAGATCAAAGTATTTTGAGAATTAATGAAGAAGAAGTTCCCTTAAAAAGCGGTAAATTCTGGTACGACCATCAGTGGTGCAATGGAATGCTTCCAGCAGGTAACCCCCGAGTAAAGGTTTTAAGAGCAGCTAATAATATGAATAAAAAGGCTGCAGGGGGATGGGACTGGTTCATGGCCCAATTTAAGGGAGATAGGGAATTAACAATGGCATCCATACATTCACATGAAATGTTGAATTTTCTTAATCAGACAGGGACCAATCCTCCAGGAACAATGGAGGCTGAAGTTTCAGGGAAATATGTGGATGAGGAAAGCAACTCTAAAAAAGTTAAAGGAACCTTAAGGATTACTAAATGGATAAGGAGCGAAAAATCACAGGATCCAGATTTATACTCCGTCACGAACGTGTGGTATCCGCAAGAATGGGAATTTAGCTTTGATGAAGATGTTCCAGAGGATATCCGGAATTTTAGTATGATTCCAATTGTAAGCGTTGGTCAATCAGGATTTTTTGCAAATGGACTACATTATTCCGAAGGCGCAGTATACTTAAAAGATCCCGAAGGAAATTCCATTGGTAGAGGTTTTGCAGAATCAACTGGCTATGCTGACCCAATACTAAATAGACTCAGATTAGCTGGGCTTCCAGCAACAGAGGAAATGCGTGACAAACTTGAGATACCTGAACCTTCCTCGTTGTTAAAACTAATTAGCTTTTTATATATTTTATGGCCTTCAAATAAGTCTAAACTAAAAGAATTACTTTCCAATTGTGTGGATACATTGTAA
- the bsh gene encoding choloylglycine hydrolase, which produces MCTTFSIQTEEGNNFVGRNLDLAYNVNEYPIILPRNYILQDKVTGDNLISNKAIIGMGTVIDDHPSMVDAMNENGLVCAGLNFEGFAHFEEKPVPGKTNITPYDFIYWVVSNYDTIDEVKSALSNIDLVDVPLNDQTPVPTLHWMITDKTGSSIVVEKTKEQLAVYDNPVGVMTNQPTFDWHLMNLNRYLSINPNQPEPVKWSDQLLQIHGVGAGTLGLPGDSHSVSRFVRIAYARSHMPTLEDDISAVTQCMHMLDSVKMVKAGVLTEGMAEKTTYSACMDQENGIYYYKNYENSRINAVNMHKEDLDGDEIIKCPYLKTQDINYQN; this is translated from the coding sequence ATGTGTACAACATTTAGTATACAAACAGAAGAGGGGAATAACTTTGTTGGACGAAATTTGGATTTAGCATATAATGTAAATGAATATCCCATAATCCTTCCGAGAAATTACATTCTGCAGGATAAAGTTACTGGAGATAATTTAATCTCCAACAAAGCCATTATTGGCATGGGGACGGTGATAGACGACCACCCTTCAATGGTTGATGCCATGAATGAAAATGGATTAGTCTGTGCTGGCCTAAATTTTGAAGGATTCGCACATTTTGAAGAAAAACCAGTACCGGGGAAAACAAATATCACACCTTACGACTTCATTTATTGGGTAGTCTCCAACTACGATACAATTGATGAAGTTAAGAGTGCTCTTTCTAACATAGATTTAGTTGATGTACCCTTAAATGACCAGACACCAGTTCCCACACTCCACTGGATGATAACTGATAAAACTGGTTCGTCAATTGTAGTTGAAAAAACTAAAGAACAACTTGCAGTCTATGATAACCCTGTTGGGGTAATGACCAATCAACCTACCTTTGACTGGCATTTAATGAATCTAAACAGATACCTGTCTATTAATCCCAATCAACCTGAACCAGTCAAGTGGAGTGACCAGTTGTTGCAGATTCATGGTGTAGGTGCTGGTACTCTGGGACTGCCCGGAGACTCGCATAGTGTTTCAAGATTTGTGAGAATTGCCTATGCCCGATCTCATATGCCTACTCTGGAAGATGATATCAGTGCTGTGACCCAATGTATGCACATGCTTGACTCTGTAAAAATGGTAAAAGCAGGGGTTTTAACAGAGGGAATGGCAGAAAAAACGACATATTCTGCTTGCATGGATCAAGAAAATGGCATTTATTATTACAAAAATTATGAAAATAGTCGAATTAACGCGGTTAATATGCATAAAGAAGACTTGGATGGTGATGAAATCATCAAATGCCCTTATCTAAAAACACAGGATATAAATTATCAAAATTAA
- a CDS encoding flavin reductase family protein, translating to MKKSIGANTIVYPTPVFIIGTYDENNKPNAMNAAWGGISCSVPPCVSISLREATYTHGNILNKKAFTVNIPSEKYIKEADYFGIASGKNEDKFEATGLTPIKSEKVDAPYIDEFPFVLECELVNVTELGLHTHFTGEIKDIKVDENLLKDGKPDINQIKPMLYDPSFRTYHGIGKLLGKAFLEGKSFIK from the coding sequence ATGAAAAAATCCATTGGTGCTAATACTATTGTATACCCCACACCTGTTTTTATAATAGGGACTTATGATGAAAATAATAAACCAAATGCTATGAATGCTGCATGGGGAGGAATATCCTGCTCCGTACCGCCTTGTGTTTCAATTTCTCTAAGAGAAGCAACCTATACTCATGGAAATATATTGAATAAAAAGGCTTTTACTGTGAATATTCCCTCTGAAAAATATATTAAAGAAGCAGATTATTTTGGAATCGCCTCTGGAAAAAATGAAGATAAATTTGAGGCTACTGGTTTAACACCTATCAAAAGTGAAAAAGTTGACGCGCCTTATATTGATGAATTTCCATTTGTTTTAGAATGTGAATTAGTTAATGTAACTGAATTGGGATTACATACTCATTTTACTGGTGAAATAAAGGATATTAAAGTTGATGAAAATCTACTGAAGGATGGTAAACCGGATATTAACCAGATTAAACCAATGTTATATGATCCATCATTTAGAACTTACCATGGAATCGGAAAACTCCTAGGAAAAGCTTTTTTGGAAGGTAAAAGTTTCATTAAATAA
- a CDS encoding sensor histidine kinase, whose amino-acid sequence MLNDNQENRLSSRLIDKKLENDFKECERRVSILKRISLIFAFVAIIFSFLILLGWIFNIPFFRGDILGFYASKFNTALTFLLAGVSIYLLHVFKAKSILKSVSSVLSVLVLLIGILTLLEYILGINLGMDQLFYSQSFLAGNELFIGRPKISSALILIFIGLSLSLLNFTKDNKIVQPTAIISGFLAFYGFIINIYGIQLNHIGDFYFQMGIYTSLIGILLSSSILFYQADEGIMQTIISPYIGGKLSRILIFGSIAAVFGVGLITRLGEDFQIFSQPVGTGIMVVTSSIILFMLIFWTAQKINKLDKYQQKALKTINELEKFYERIIESLNEGIFVTNKDDEVIYFNAALKHINGLGDFELKNVNYKFPHLEDNFLEYYSKAKNSLQPTYFETLPLNTGGETFYFTGWILPEVKDGKFNGSILTIVDDTSRKFASDKVETSLKEKETLLREIHHRVKNNLQIISSLLNLQSSYARDDRDKELFYNTQNRVKSMALIHSKLYQSDTISTVNFKEYATTLAEDLLSSYQTANNITLKISIDDVFFNLETAIPCGLIITELMTNSLKYAFKDKKSGTITINLSGDDEKNLTLVIGDNGIGLPESVNFDTTDTLGLELVNMLVKQIEGMVEIDRHHGTSFIIKFKQLHYPQRT is encoded by the coding sequence ATGTTAAATGATAATCAGGAAAATAGATTATCGTCAAGATTAATTGATAAAAAATTAGAAAATGATTTTAAAGAGTGTGAACGCCGTGTTTCCATTTTAAAAAGAATTTCATTAATTTTTGCATTTGTAGCGATTATATTTAGTTTTTTAATTCTATTGGGCTGGATTTTTAACATCCCCTTCTTTCGGGGAGATATTCTGGGTTTCTATGCTTCAAAATTTAATACTGCTCTGACTTTTTTATTAGCTGGAGTTTCAATCTACCTATTACATGTTTTCAAGGCAAAAAGCATATTAAAATCTGTTTCCAGCGTATTATCAGTTCTCGTCCTTTTAATAGGAATTTTAACCCTATTAGAATATATTCTTGGGATTAATCTGGGAATGGATCAATTATTTTATTCTCAAAGCTTCTTAGCAGGCAATGAACTATTTATTGGTCGTCCTAAAATATCATCAGCCCTTATTCTTATTTTCATTGGTTTATCATTGTCTTTGTTGAATTTTACAAAGGATAATAAAATAGTCCAACCCACAGCCATTATAAGTGGATTTTTAGCGTTTTATGGTTTTATAATCAACATTTATGGGATCCAATTAAATCATATCGGAGATTTCTATTTTCAAATGGGCATTTATACATCGTTAATAGGAATACTGCTTTCAAGTAGTATTCTCTTTTACCAGGCCGATGAAGGAATAATGCAAACTATTATCAGCCCATATATTGGGGGAAAACTGTCGCGAATATTGATTTTTGGTTCAATAGCCGCAGTTTTTGGAGTGGGGTTAATCACGCGGTTAGGAGAAGATTTTCAGATATTTAGTCAACCTGTGGGTACCGGTATAATGGTAGTTACCAGTTCCATCATATTGTTCATGTTAATATTTTGGACTGCTCAAAAGATAAATAAATTAGATAAATATCAGCAGAAAGCTCTTAAAACCATTAATGAACTGGAAAAGTTCTATGAAAGAATTATTGAGAGTTTGAATGAAGGTATTTTTGTAACAAATAAAGACGACGAAGTGATCTATTTTAATGCTGCATTGAAACATATTAACGGATTGGGAGATTTTGAGTTGAAAAATGTTAATTATAAATTCCCCCATTTAGAGGATAATTTTTTAGAATATTATTCTAAGGCTAAAAACAGCCTGCAGCCAACTTATTTTGAAACTCTGCCCCTTAATACGGGTGGTGAAACTTTTTATTTCACGGGTTGGATATTGCCCGAAGTAAAAGATGGGAAATTTAATGGTTCAATTTTAACTATTGTTGATGATACCTCTCGTAAGTTTGCATCAGATAAAGTAGAAACCTCATTAAAAGAGAAAGAAACCTTACTTCGGGAAATTCATCACCGGGTGAAGAATAATTTGCAGATTATATCCAGCCTCTTAAATTTACAATCCAGTTATGCTCGGGATGATAGGGATAAGGAACTATTCTATAATACTCAAAATAGAGTAAAATCGATGGCACTCATCCATTCCAAGCTATATCAATCAGATACTATTTCAACAGTAAATTTTAAAGAGTATGCTACTACTTTAGCTGAAGATTTGTTATCATCTTATCAAACTGCAAACAATATAACCTTAAAAATAAGTATAGATGATGTATTCTTTAATTTAGAAACTGCCATACCTTGTGGCCTCATCATAACTGAATTAATGACTAACAGCTTAAAATATGCATTTAAAGATAAAAAATCAGGCACCATAACCATTAATCTCAGTGGAGATGATGAGAAAAATTTAACATTAGTTATTGGGGACAATGGCATTGGGCTGCCCGAATCTGTAAATTTTGATACGACTGACACATTAGGTCTGGAACTGGTTAATATGCTGGTTAAACAAATTGAAGGAATGGTTGAAATTGATCGCCACCATGGTACCTCATTTATAATCAAATTTAAACAACTCCATTACCCCCAAAGGACCTAA
- a CDS encoding DUF5518 domain-containing protein, translating to MVKWGAVIVGFVLSLAFPAILDLFMDSWTSVIGLFLAGFVVGIMVKEGAFNGFWNATVAGAFGGIVTAILITILGTAVAGLAGMVTGAFTGIIMIIAALLFSMIFMGIGGAIGAAIAGY from the coding sequence ATGGTAAAATGGGGTGCAGTTATAGTTGGTTTCGTACTATCATTAGCATTTCCTGCAATTTTAGATTTGTTCATGGATAGCTGGACATCCGTGATTGGATTATTCCTTGCAGGTTTTGTGGTAGGAATAATGGTAAAAGAGGGAGCATTTAATGGATTTTGGAATGCCACAGTTGCCGGAGCATTTGGAGGTATAGTCACCGCCATATTAATCACAATTTTAGGGACAGCTGTTGCCGGACTAGCAGGTATGGTTACGGGGGCCTTTACAGGCATTATAATGATAATTGCAGCTTTACTATTCTCCATGATATTTATGGGAATAGGTGGCGCTATTGGTGCAGCCATAGCCGGATATTAG
- a CDS encoding metallophosphoesterase, giving the protein MLIGVISDTHIKDRASEIPEAVFRVFEGVDMVLHAGDLIDTTVKDTLNKIAPTYCVQGNMDRHYGLKLPKNRVMEIEGVELGLNHGEVYPRGDTQQLKYLAMEMDVKVLITGHTHQAFVKQIGDILLLNPGSPTVPRLTDPTVMLLNINNGNIDSQIVKIGDPLCKALNFSGP; this is encoded by the coding sequence ATGTTAATTGGCGTAATATCTGATACACACATCAAAGATAGAGCATCCGAAATTCCTGAAGCAGTTTTCAGAGTATTTGAAGGTGTGGATATGGTTTTACATGCAGGTGATTTGATTGACACTACTGTAAAAGACACCTTGAATAAGATTGCCCCAACTTATTGTGTTCAGGGAAACATGGACCGTCATTATGGTCTTAAGCTACCAAAAAATAGAGTTATGGAAATCGAAGGGGTTGAATTAGGATTAAATCATGGCGAAGTTTATCCTCGGGGTGATACCCAACAATTGAAATATCTAGCCATGGAAATGGATGTTAAAGTTTTAATTACCGGCCACACACATCAAGCCTTTGTAAAACAGATAGGTGATATTTTACTCTTAAATCCCGGAAGTCCCACCGTGCCCAGACTTACTGATCCCACGGTAATGCTTTTAAATATAAATAATGGGAACATAGATTCCCAAATAGTGAAAATAGGAGATCCACTTTGTAAAGCTCTTAATTTTTCAGGCCCTTGA
- a CDS encoding RlmE family RNA methyltransferase, whose protein sequence is MGKRWQVEKKNEHYYKSAKKENYRSRASYKILQLDKRFKIIKKGDKIVDLGAAPGGWSQIALEKIEETGMVLGVDLKRIKPFPEENFQFIQGDFTQKEIQDKIMEKIGGRANVIICDAAPSLSGIKDIDQLRSMDLAENVIKIAKNIMEFRGNLLMKTFQGPGYQELIKKFKKEFKIVKTTKPASSRKASSEMYIIGLGFKEK, encoded by the coding sequence ATGGGAAAACGTTGGCAAGTTGAAAAGAAAAACGAGCATTATTATAAAAGTGCTAAAAAAGAAAATTACCGGTCCCGTGCATCTTACAAAATATTGCAATTGGATAAAAGATTTAAAATAATCAAAAAAGGCGATAAAATCGTAGATTTAGGAGCTGCACCAGGAGGATGGTCACAGATAGCATTAGAAAAGATAGAAGAAACAGGAATGGTTTTGGGTGTGGATTTAAAACGTATAAAGCCATTTCCTGAAGAAAATTTCCAGTTTATACAGGGCGATTTCACTCAAAAAGAAATACAAGATAAAATAATGGAAAAAATAGGTGGGCGAGCCAATGTGATTATTTGTGATGCTGCACCTTCCCTTTCAGGTATTAAAGATATTGACCAACTCCGTTCTATGGATTTAGCAGAAAATGTTATTAAAATAGCTAAAAATATAATGGAATTTAGGGGAAATCTTTTAATGAAAACATTTCAGGGGCCAGGTTATCAAGAACTGATCAAAAAGTTTAAAAAAGAATTCAAAATTGTTAAAACAACCAAACCTGCTTCTTCGAGAAAAGCCAGTTCTGAAATGTATATTATTGGATTAGGATTCAAAGAAAAATAA
- the mcm gene encoding minichromosome maintenance protein MCM translates to MTTADKTKTSLAKFEEFFSTKYKDHVFEALEKYPDQRSVIVDYLDLEMFDPDLADLLIEKPEEVIKASQKAIKNIDPLRKNADLNIRLENVTNNIPLRFLRSKFIGKFISVDGIVRKTDEIRPRIVTAVFECRGCMRLHEVKQSSNMISEPSLCADCGGRSFRLLQEESEFLDTQAVKVQEPLENLSGGEQPRQISVVLEDDLVDTLTPGDIVRITGTLRTVRDEKTRRFKNFIYGNYTEHLEQEFEELQISPEDEAAIMELSQDPHIYEKIIKSTAPSIHGYRDVKEAIALQLFGGAGKELDDKTRLRGDIHILIVGDPGIGKSQMLKYVSKLAPRGIYTSGKGTSGVGLTAAAVRDEFGGWSLEAGALVLGDRGNVCVDELDKMREEDRSAIHEALEQQTISIAKAGIMATLNSRCSVLAAANPKFGRFDSYKSIAEQIELPSTILSRFDLIFVVEDKPEETKDRNLARHILNTHKEDNMLYEIDPELLRKYIAYARRNIQPTLTDGAMDVLEEFYVSMRNSSIDEDSPVPITARQLEAIIRLSEASAKIKLKPQVDPEDAHQAIKLSQACLKQVGYDPETGKIDIDKVEGRPPKSERDKFRILMEVIKELEEEYGGRAPTNILISEMADRYNISEEKVEEIIKVLKHKGVIFEPSRGYLKVV, encoded by the coding sequence ATGACAACTGCAGATAAGACAAAAACATCACTGGCTAAATTCGAGGAATTTTTCTCAACAAAATACAAAGATCACGTATTTGAAGCATTAGAGAAATATCCTGATCAAAGATCAGTAATAGTAGATTATTTGGATCTGGAAATGTTTGATCCCGATTTAGCAGATCTTCTCATTGAAAAACCTGAGGAAGTTATTAAAGCTTCGCAAAAAGCCATAAAAAATATTGACCCTTTACGAAAAAATGCTGATTTAAATATTAGATTAGAAAATGTAACTAATAATATTCCTTTACGTTTTTTACGCAGTAAATTCATAGGCAAATTCATTTCAGTAGATGGTATCGTCCGTAAAACAGATGAAATACGACCAAGAATAGTTACTGCTGTTTTTGAGTGTCGTGGTTGCATGCGTTTGCATGAAGTAAAACAAAGCAGCAACATGATATCTGAGCCATCATTATGTGCTGATTGTGGTGGGCGTTCATTTCGTTTACTACAGGAAGAATCTGAATTTTTAGATACTCAAGCAGTTAAAGTACAGGAACCGCTGGAAAATCTTTCTGGTGGTGAACAGCCCCGTCAAATATCGGTTGTTCTTGAAGATGATCTTGTGGATACTTTAACTCCCGGGGACATAGTAAGAATAACTGGGACTTTGCGCACAGTACGCGACGAGAAAACCAGGCGTTTTAAAAATTTCATTTATGGTAATTATACAGAACATCTCGAACAGGAGTTTGAAGAACTTCAAATATCCCCTGAAGACGAAGCAGCTATTATGGAGTTGTCTCAAGATCCCCATATTTACGAAAAGATTATCAAATCCACAGCACCGTCCATACATGGTTATAGGGATGTTAAAGAAGCTATTGCTCTTCAACTATTTGGAGGAGCTGGAAAAGAGCTGGATGATAAAACCAGGCTTAGAGGAGACATCCACATCCTTATTGTAGGAGATCCAGGTATTGGTAAGTCCCAAATGCTCAAATATGTTTCTAAATTAGCCCCAAGAGGTATCTATACCAGTGGTAAAGGTACCAGTGGAGTTGGGCTTACTGCAGCCGCAGTAAGAGATGAATTTGGAGGTTGGTCATTAGAAGCAGGTGCACTGGTATTAGGGGATCGTGGGAATGTCTGTGTTGACGAATTAGATAAGATGAGAGAAGAAGATCGTTCAGCTATTCACGAAGCACTGGAACAACAAACCATAAGTATTGCCAAAGCAGGGATAATGGCAACCTTAAATTCACGTTGTTCCGTTTTAGCTGCAGCTAACCCCAAATTTGGGCGTTTTGATAGTTATAAATCCATAGCTGAGCAAATAGAACTTCCATCAACCATTTTATCTCGTTTTGATTTAATTTTTGTAGTGGAAGATAAACCAGAAGAAACAAAAGATAGGAACTTAGCCCGGCACATCTTAAACACCCATAAAGAAGACAATATGCTTTATGAGATAGATCCAGAACTTCTCAGAAAATACATTGCATATGCCCGCCGTAATATACAACCTACACTTACAGACGGAGCAATGGATGTTTTAGAAGAATTTTATGTATCAATGAGGAATAGTTCTATTGATGAAGACTCACCTGTACCTATTACTGCCAGACAATTAGAGGCCATCATACGTCTTTCAGAAGCTAGTGCTAAAATAAAACTTAAGCCCCAAGTGGACCCTGAAGATGCCCATCAAGCTATTAAATTGTCACAGGCTTGTTTAAAACAAGTAGGATATGATCCTGAGACAGGTAAAATTGATATTGATAAAGTAGAAGGAAGACCACCCAAATCAGAAAGAGATAAATTCCGTATACTCATGGAAGTTATCAAGGAACTGGAAGAAGAATATGGTGGTAGAGCACCTACCAATATTCTTATATCTGAGATGGCAGATAGATATAATATAAGCGAAGAAAAGGTGGAAGAGATTATAAAAGTCCTCAAACATAAAGGAGTTATATTCGAACCCTCCAGAGGCTACCTAAAAGTAGTATAA
- a CDS encoding translation initiation factor IF-2 subunit beta, producing MTDYNKLLDRAIEQLPPEVFETKRFSVPKAYSVIQGNRTFIQNFREIADALNRDPQHLLKFLLRELGTAGNLEGGRAIMQGKFTHFLINERIDDYVQKFVMCHECNRPDTRIIREDRIFLLKCEACGAKAPLKTL from the coding sequence ATGACAGATTACAATAAATTATTAGATCGGGCTATTGAACAATTGCCCCCAGAAGTATTTGAAACCAAGCGTTTCAGCGTACCTAAAGCTTACTCCGTAATTCAAGGAAACAGAACTTTTATCCAAAATTTTAGAGAAATTGCAGATGCTCTAAACCGAGACCCTCAGCACCTCTTGAAGTTCTTATTAAGAGAATTAGGTACTGCCGGAAATTTAGAAGGTGGAAGGGCCATCATGCAAGGTAAATTCACCCACTTTTTAATAAATGAAAGAATTGACGATTATGTGCAGAAATTCGTCATGTGCCATGAATGTAACCGCCCAGATACTCGAATTATACGAGAAGACAGGATATTCCTCCTTAAATGTGAGGCATGTGGTGCAAAAGCTCCTCTTAAAACATTATAA
- a CDS encoding 60S ribosomal export protein NMD3 — MFCPQCGSSEKEMWEGLCIDCFLKDFNLISIAENIEVTTCAHCASNLKEGKWREMGIPEEEIIYRALEDHIKIDEISEDVEIDLEILQIKGSSAQCIIKVDGNVLGKSIHQEYHSSVKLKKTVCPDCSKFIAGYYEAVIQLRATNRPLTPEEIRSADETINDVLERLWEKNRLAYLAQRSEMKEGIDYYIGSQKSAKKVISALREVLGGTVKESPRLMGQDKSTGKGLYRTWMSLRLPEFEIGDFVIYENKTCRVVAIDSRKISVMDLSQLTRLSILWKEYDNIETLKKSEDIQKTTVTSKSPQEIQILHPETFQPIDLEIKPRMKDLEIGDEVSVIELNNEIYIITE, encoded by the coding sequence ATGTTTTGTCCTCAATGCGGAAGTTCAGAAAAGGAGATGTGGGAAGGACTATGTATAGACTGTTTTTTAAAAGATTTTAATCTTATTTCCATAGCAGAAAATATAGAAGTTACCACTTGCGCTCACTGTGCATCTAATCTAAAAGAAGGTAAATGGAGAGAAATGGGGATTCCTGAAGAAGAAATTATTTATAGGGCCCTGGAAGACCATATAAAAATAGATGAAATAAGTGAAGACGTGGAAATTGACCTGGAAATACTTCAAATAAAAGGTTCAAGTGCCCAGTGCATAATAAAAGTAGATGGGAACGTTCTGGGAAAATCAATCCATCAAGAATATCATTCTTCTGTTAAATTGAAAAAAACAGTTTGCCCAGATTGTAGTAAATTCATAGCCGGATATTATGAAGCAGTTATTCAACTACGAGCAACTAATAGGCCTTTAACGCCAGAAGAAATAAGATCTGCTGATGAAACTATTAATGATGTTTTAGAACGTTTGTGGGAAAAAAATAGGTTGGCATATCTTGCTCAAAGATCCGAGATGAAAGAAGGCATAGATTATTATATTGGGTCCCAAAAATCAGCTAAAAAAGTCATAAGTGCCCTTAGAGAAGTTTTAGGTGGGACAGTGAAGGAATCACCCCGCCTGATGGGACAGGACAAGTCCACGGGAAAAGGACTTTATCGAACATGGATGTCTCTTAGACTCCCAGAATTTGAAATTGGGGATTTTGTAATATATGAAAACAAAACCTGCCGAGTAGTTGCTATTGATTCGCGGAAAATTAGTGTTATGGACCTTTCTCAACTAACCCGGCTCAGCATCCTCTGGAAAGAATATGATAATATTGAAACCTTGAAAAAATCTGAAGATATACAGAAAACAACCGTGACCTCAAAATCACCACAAGAAATTCAGATTTTACATCCTGAAACATTTCAACCTATTGATCTGGAGATAAAGCCTCGGATGAAAGATTTGGAAATTGGGGATGAGGTTTCAGTTATTGAATTAAATAATGAAATTTATATAATCACTGAATAA